The genomic region AACTTTTGAACCACgcgggatttttttttggtaatgttttatttactattaataaattaaatcaaaatataaaaactaaaaatacaaaattataCACGCGAAGGGGTTTTTCATAATATACTATACTGGAAGCATCAAGAACTTCATTTCATGAAgtcaaaacaatcaaacgaaCAACATTCTCGATTCAAGTGTGCTGTTTGTAGCTGACTGGACTTCCTCTTAGTTCAGTCCTACACTGTGAACCCGTAAACACCTCGCCAATCTGCGGTCGAACTCCTCGTCGTCCCACCTAACGCCAGCACGGAGGGGCGTTGGATCGATAAAAGCCAGCCCCTCCAATTAACAATGGCTCCCGGGGAAAAAGGTTCGCGTTGGTGGTGGACACTTCACCTTCAACTATCGTCCACCGTGGAGGCAATGGGCTAGCAGCGATGGAAATCGGTGGAAGTGGCCGGGAAATGCTTACGCTCTCGGTTCCAAAGCGCACGGTGCCAAAATTAGGCTAACAGTCGGAAACAGTTTGTGCGAGCCGTACTTGCGGGGACCACTCGTGGATTAAGGACCTTCCCAACGGCGGGTCCTTAGCGTGGCGAATCGATGGCGCAGTTTCATCGGCATAATTAtgggtttgttttgcgtttcgaCGCAAACTTTTGGATGGATGATGTcctcgaaaaacaaaagttagcCTTCACCGCTGCGAGGCAACGAAGAGTCGTAAGATTTCGGTCGCCATGGTCAGGTGCTTTTTATGTTGTGTGACTCTACGAGGAGAGTGGCGTTAAAAGTATATTGTTGTcagtaacataaaaaataaattttaggaAAGCATTATAGCcataacataaacataacAATCTCTTATTTGAGAGACATACATTCTAAACAAAATTACTTTCAATTGTACAAGTACTTGAACTAGAAtaataaccaaaacaaaaccagattTTTGCAACACTTTTATGTATAAAAATTATGGTACACATATGTTACTAGCAGTTTCACTACAAAAATAACTTAATCAATAATAATGGGATTCAATAATGCAAAACGTCGCTTGCATGAAAATTCGTAGATAAAAAAAGGAGGAGTACAATGTTCATCGTGTATGAATATTTCAGTATTTATTGCCTGCCCACGGTCGGCCCGCAGAACCTTCAATTGACTGTTCGGCCTTGAAAGACcttggaacgaaaaaaaaaaacaagtgtccgggagcaacataaaaacacaccCCCTAGTAGCTCGTACCTTTCCGACACATATCTTCTCAACCCCCGGTTTTCCCGAAGTCATTACCCTTCAACGGGGATTGAACCTGTGCGCTCAGCTGCGATCGAAGTGCGTCCCGAACGAATGACGTGCATGATTGTATCGATAATCGAATCACCTGTCGATTATTTCCCTCGCGACCACCGGGGGACGACCTAATCATCATTACGATGCGTGACTGCGGAGTGCGAACTTACGGCAGGCGCAAGGATTAAAATAGAGACCCTTTGGATGCATTTTCCTTAGCGGGCACACCAAAAATATGACTGATTGGTTCGATGGTGAAGGTCACCTTTTACTGTTACCGCTCAAGGAAAACCCTTTTGGGAGGTTGTTGTGCAGCCGGTagtaatcaaatcaaaatcaaatgtTCGTTTGCAGGATCACACGCAAGGTAGTCGAGCCTGGCGTACACCGAGGTCCTCTTTCATCACACCGAGAAGAAAGACCGCCACAACCGGGGGCAACAACAAAACTCCCGAGAAGTTGGATTAATCGGGTGTAAGCCTGCCTGTTGTGGTGAATCCTCATCCAATTCACCAACCTAACACCAATCCGGACGACACCGCCCTTCCATGACCCGCCCTGTGTCAGACTGTTTGTCTGCCGATTGGACGATTCTGGATACCGGGTGGTATCGATTTTCCCAACTCGCCCCGCCGATGTCTGCCGCCGGCACAGCCAAGACCAAACGTTGGCGCGTCGACGTCAGCAAAGTAATATcctgtggtggtggttgtcgcCCGCCCGCACCAACCATCCGGTGGCTCTAACGAGCGGGAATACCCCGAGTCCGTTTGCTAAATGGTAGAGATTCAGATTTCCCACGCCGGTCGGGTTTTTgcacctttttatttttgcttcttaGATTCCTGCTCAGTTGCCTTGAAACGTTATTTCACCTCGTGGCGCCAAAGATTGCAGATAAACGAATGGTTTACTGTTGATGAAATGAATTTCAATGTTACGTAAACGGGATCCCTATCGTGGGCAGGAACAAATTTACACTCAGTTACAAACAACCCACGTTTTAACCTGCCGTTGTAGCGTAGAAAGCATTTGAATTGATTCACTCGAAGAAGATGTGACGCAGTTTTGATTTGTCATTTGCTAGCAGTACGGCTTTAATTCGAAGGTGtgaaatatttgcaaaattggcatttcattttattcctgTTGTATAGGTTTAGTTTGAATGCTACAAGTTTGAATAGCAGAAATAATTTTAGATtcgtcaataaaaaaaacacaatcagATGTTAAAATTGAGAATGTATTACGTAAGCCATTATAAGTAGCCTAGATGTACATCTCTTGTACTGTTAATTTCTGGAAAAGAGTACGAAGTAAAGGAATAAAAAGAtcaatattaattttaattatcttCTTTCCCATCACCCTCTGAATGCCTCTGAAAATTCACTTTCTATTTTAGGCCGACGGAAAGGTGTTCATTTGTAAATGGACCTTAGTTTTCCAACGTTAAAATGCACACGTGTTTTTTTAATGGCTAGGATAAAACATAATAACACAATAGAACTAAAGCAGTGCTCTTTTACCCACCACAGCGACCGTGTTGACTAACGGCGGTCACCCATTACCatttaataacttttgatttttttctctcccactGCCCACGGTAGACCATGGGCCATTGAACATTGTGCTGCAAAGTGAAATTTGCACCCTTCCAGACGATACGGGACGACAATAAAACATATCTTCATTTTAAATACCGAAAGTAATCCTGAATGGATCGTGGAATGCCGAAGCAATCGGCGGTTGGGCCGGGTGAGCGAACAATGGTGTCCTGAAGGATGCACGCCATCCCGTCGGCGACGGTGGACATTCGATTACCTGGGCGCCGCGAGTAACGGTCTTCCGAAGGGGGCGTAGGTAAGTGTGTTACCATGCGTACAACGAAAACAGTCCCTCCTCCAACAATGTGCCATTTTTTCCGTTACAACGCCCACCGTTTCTGCGGGCGCaaggataatttattttatttgcagaGGGAGGTATCTGTCAATGATACCAAAAAACGCCCATCCCAACCTCGCTGGGACCAACTTGGGCTGAACTgtaatttaaaccatttcACGCAGCACTTTGCGTTCGTGGGAAGAAACGAGAGgacgaggaagaaaaaaaaaaccgtgcaATTAGGCCTCGAACCCGAACATGACTAATCCTGCACGGATCCACAGAAGGACTCGTGACAAGTGTGCATTTGTAACGGTTACGGTTCAAACGCGAAGGACCTAAACCACCGCGAAGTATAATATTTTCTCTATTCTGGTTGCGaattaaaaaagaagcaaaacataaactaaCCAATCCAGGCCATGCAAACTATAGTGCCGACCAATTAGGGTCAGCTCACGATCGCGGAAGATCCGGATATGGCACTGCATTAAATTGATACATTGCTATGATAGCTGGTCAATGACTTCTCCAGTCACTTATTATACCACTTGTTTCCCTCCCTCCAAATTGCTCATCAAAATATAACCGGTGGTGGCACTTACTTGCGCATAATAATCTCGGGCACCGAGTAGCGTCTGCGGAGCAGTCCCGGGCCGGGGCTGGCCGCATTGGCATACGTTCCCGCGCCCATCTTGCCCCGTCGGTGTTCCAAGTAGCAGCAATAGCTATCGCACAAGCTCGATAGGTCCCAGTTGGATGCGGACGATTCGCGGCTTTCTTGGCTGCaatagaagaaaaacggaaatgCATTTTAAAGCAATCGAAAATGGTAAAGAAAACGTTttagaaaaaacgaaaataacaaaaaaaaacctggtgCTATTCAAAGGCACCGTTAGGGGGCATTCATACGTGATTAGGACACCTAAATTATCTGTGCATATTGCCACAGGGTTACTCTCTCCGAAAACATGTATGCCCTAGCTTTGTCGCGGCAAAGAAGATTCTCGGCTGGTGACATTGAACGATATTTTTAGAAACCCATCCTCGCTGGCAGCCGGCTATCACCGGATGTTGACGGTTGCAATTCCAAACATTACTGTCACCACCAGGGTTCAAGCCGAGCGTGTGAGCGAGTTTTGAAGCAGCACGTCTCGTTTGGAATTGCGAACAGAAAAAGGTGCTTTAAAATACGCTCCGCATGAGCGCAGTACATACTAAACCGGGTGCAACATGTATGcaaatgaatgttttaaaataaccgTCGACTCGCCGTTTCGGACCACGCTTCCCAGACCGCGCGCTCTCCGTGCCCGAGCGAAGTTGCTAGACGGCGTTCCATTCCTTTCCTGCTTGCCGAAAGCAGCCTCTTGGTAGCGTTCGGTGCAGACGCCCGTCTTGTCCTTTTCGTGTTTCGCAAGTGTTTCGCGTGCAGACTGGCAGACAGGACTGCTGATTCCGGGGCGAAACCCCGTATGGTTCACACAACGGGTCAATGCTACTATGCACCATTGAAAGTGGCCTTCCTGTTCGTGATTCCACGGAATGCACACGGTTGTGATGCAGACGGACGTTTTCGGTGAGAGCTTCATTTcggttcattcaaaattgatgttgaattttaaagcttttcttaaaatgcaATTTGAGTCTGTTGGTATTGGATCTTGCATTATAGCGCTCCAGCCCTGCGAGTTATGAATAAGAATATTTCTACTggataaattttccaaaaactcgTTCATGATAGAACTTCTTTTACCAATACCAAAGCATTTATATCATCAACAAACCCGTGAAAACgtatttgataaaataattgaatgcaAAATAAGCGATCGtgtgaatgttttccatttgaaaaatgtattacTCACTTACTATTCACATGACATAGAGAgatcaaatttttaaaatttggtcATTATGGGTAGTTAggttaaataaaatgtttaaaaacggCCAACCTACTGAATAAACCAACAATATAAGGGTTAAGCCGACGCTTTATCATGGTATTTTACAGTAATGATTTACATCCGACAACTACCTTTTGGTACCCTTCTTTTATCTGATAAATTCACTTATTTCAAATTCTACCGAGTTTCAAAAATCCCTTgtcatgaatttttaataaaaaaaaaaagaagaatgcaCTCAATCCAATCCATCATTTCAAATTATCTCGATTTCTTCGACACGATTTGACGTAAATTTGATTATTAACTGATCGATCGATGATCGCGAAGATCGATAGTCAGTAAACGCATGTTTGGCAACTCGGTTTACTGATCGATTGTAATGACAGCGGAGAACGAAGCGATCggtgaagtaaaaaaaagcgaaGTGATCTACTAAACGATATCAGGCAAAAATGGAACCGTTCAATTACTACCGCCCAGCGATGGATTTATACGGAAGTGACCCTTACTATTTCCATACGACTGGAATGTCCGCCGGAGGAGGTGAGACATTTCCTTATGGACTGTCGACGGCAACAACCACTTCTGACCCGCAGCGAAATGATGCGCCGTACTGGCCCAATCGTGATGTGGGGTCAACTATTCCGTGGGACACGACTATTTTCAACGGTGGTTACGATCCTCGGACGATGTCTTCCGCGTGGTCGTACGATTACTCTAACAATCAGCTGCATGCTGAAACGGTGACGAATCACCAACAAATGCCCGGGATGTACGTGGACAATGAAACGCTGCCGATCACGGTAACCCAAAAGAGCGATGGCGGATACATTACGCCGGAGTATAGTGTGGATTATCAAAACATGACCAGCGGTCTACCGGGGATCGAGCACTTACCGATGTACACAAACGGCGTGCGGTTGGAACCAACCGTTGGCAAGACGGAGATGGTTGCGATGGAATACGGAGCACCCACGCCCCCGTTATCACCGCCGTACGAAGAGTTGCAGCTTGATCAACCCAATTTGGTGCCACCGAAACAGGATTCACTATCTTCCGCCGCACCGATGGTAATTGAGATAAAGATTTTACCCGATTTGACCCAAACGGTCGACGTAGGCAGCAGCGTGGCCCAGAAACGCCCCGCGACGCCTGATCCTGAACCACCGAAACAAAGCACCACCGGAACGAAGCGCAAACTTAAAACTCAACTACAGACGGAGTGGAGCTGTGATGAATGCAACAAATGCTTTATACGACGGCTTGGACTGGTACAGCACAATGCGATCAAACATGCCGGTGATCGTCCGTTCAGTTGCAGCAAGTGTGGCAAGCGGTTCGCGGATGCGGGTCTTCTCGATGAGCATTCACATCGGCACCGATCGACGGACAAACCGTTCAAGTGTGCCGTATGCCCGAAGCAGTTCTTCTACCGGATGGACCTTATACGTCACGATTACAAGCACTCGGGAAAATCGCCCCACATTTGTTCGTTCTGCTCTAAAATATTCTCTCGCCAGGATCATCTGCGCAGGCATGAATTTATCCACAAGCGACAACATAGTGCAGACGACGACAGCGTGGAAAGTTAACGACTAGTCAAAAGGATGTAAAATCCCACATTTACCTTCAAGGAAAACGGAAAGATCTACTTATCACGTATGAGCAtgacgaaaaacaatagtttaGAAAATTAGGCAAACTTGATGCTTCGATAACTAATTTGGTTCGCTAGCCTGCTTTGACGGTTTGTCACAAATTGACATGTGTGTAATggatacacacacgcacctgTTAACTATATGTGATTCAACTTTGTTATGTAAACACTAAACATAATTTGTAAACACGTAAACATTCAATAGGCATTGAGCGGTTAGGATAAagtattttattgtatttaagTGTTAATTTCGTAATTCGTGGCAATAAATGGCAACTATAAGAATGCCGTTCGCTAATCTTGTTTGGGTTTTCACTGTGAGTCGATCTATTTTTCATATCGTCATGATCAATTTTGACGAACATGCttctttatt from Anopheles coustani chromosome 3, idAnoCousDA_361_x.2, whole genome shotgun sequence harbors:
- the LOC131272693 gene encoding zinc finger protein 853-like; amino-acid sequence: MEPFNYYRPAMDLYGSDPYYFHTTGMSAGGGETFPYGLSTATTTSDPQRNDAPYWPNRDVGSTIPWDTTIFNGGYDPRTMSSAWSYDYSNNQLHAETVTNHQQMPGMYVDNETLPITVTQKSDGGYITPEYSVDYQNMTSGLPGIEHLPMYTNGVRLEPTVGKTEMVAMEYGAPTPPLSPPYEELQLDQPNLVPPKQDSLSSAAPMVIEIKILPDLTQTVDVGSSVAQKRPATPDPEPPKQSTTGTKRKLKTQLQTEWSCDECNKCFIRRLGLVQHNAIKHAGDRPFSCSKCGKRFADAGLLDEHSHRHRSTDKPFKCAVCPKQFFYRMDLIRHDYKHSGKSPHICSFCSKIFSRQDHLRRHEFIHKRQHSADDDSVES